A window of Raineyella sp. W15-4 contains these coding sequences:
- a CDS encoding pyridoxal phosphate-dependent aminotransferase, with protein sequence MPLRPNIHWTPGFVSAAAVDTENRVFGVYSLSKTYALTGARIGYLVTPAGLRERFAAAQESVVSCINAPAQYAALAAVEGSQDDVRTARAHYRGNLAAACAVLDTKGLRYHRPAGAFYLWIDLSHVTGGNVAAWAEEFLLSRRVAVAPGNAFGAAGEGWVRVCFAGQRELLVEALSRLPGPEQQGTGIGPQGPARPCR encoded by the coding sequence GTGCCCCTGAGGCCGAATATTCACTGGACACCCGGATTCGTCAGCGCGGCTGCGGTCGACACCGAGAACCGCGTGTTCGGCGTGTATTCACTGTCGAAGACGTACGCCTTGACCGGCGCCCGGATCGGCTATCTGGTCACGCCCGCCGGGCTGCGCGAACGCTTCGCCGCCGCCCAGGAATCCGTGGTCAGCTGCATCAACGCCCCCGCTCAGTACGCCGCGCTCGCCGCCGTGGAGGGCAGCCAGGACGACGTGCGTACAGCCCGGGCACACTACCGGGGCAACCTGGCGGCCGCCTGTGCGGTGCTCGACACCAAGGGGCTGCGCTACCACCGGCCTGCCGGGGCGTTCTACCTGTGGATCGACCTGTCGCACGTGACCGGCGGGAACGTCGCTGCGTGGGCGGAGGAGTTCCTGCTGAGCCGGCGGGTCGCCGTCGCTCCGGGCAACGCCTTCGGTGCGGCTGGCGAGGGCTGGGTGAGGGTGTGCTTCGCCGGGCAACGGGAGCTGCTGGTCGAGGCGTTGAGTCGCCTGCCGGGGCCCGAGCAGCAAGGCACCGGGATCGGACCGCAGGGACCGGCCCGGCCGTGTCGATGA